The proteins below come from a single Vibrio diazotrophicus genomic window:
- a CDS encoding c-type cytochrome: MLPRQTRFGLLLATLMITGCDMAFSHMYSESDKSITYPTNGEQIYFTGRNKDGRLLTNLGGNMHARMHIVACADCHGLQREGGLRMYPTFWVVAPSLTSESLFGDHHDDHDDHQAYTRESLKKAITSGIEPSGEELDPRMPRWVMSEVDLNDLVDYLANDESHHESETEQDH, translated from the coding sequence ATGCTACCAAGACAAACTCGTTTTGGATTGTTACTCGCTACGCTGATGATTACTGGTTGTGACATGGCATTTAGTCATATGTATTCTGAGAGTGATAAATCTATTACTTATCCTACCAACGGTGAACAAATCTATTTCACCGGAAGAAACAAAGATGGCCGCTTACTAACCAATCTTGGTGGCAATATGCACGCGCGGATGCACATAGTCGCCTGTGCTGATTGTCATGGTTTGCAGCGCGAAGGTGGTCTAAGAATGTACCCAACATTTTGGGTTGTTGCTCCGTCTCTGACGAGTGAAAGCTTGTTTGGTGACCACCATGACGATCATGATGACCATCAGGCTTATACGCGAGAGAGTCTGAAAAAAGCCATAACTAGCGGGATTGAGCCGTCTGGCGAAGAATTGGATCCAAGGATGCCTCGTTGGGTGATGAGTGAAGTCGACTTGAACGACTTGGTCGATTATTTAGCTAACGATGAATCTCATCATGAATCCGAAACGGAGCAAGACCACTAA